A region from the Amycolatopsis camponoti genome encodes:
- a CDS encoding small ribosomal subunit Rsm22 family protein: MAVLPDDLSSALDDELARHPVPRLTQSVDRLSTRYRQGDAATSPILSSEADVAAYAGYRMPATYAAVHAVLAEAASRAPGFEPRTQVDVGGGTGAAVWAAAGVWPSLVKCTVVEQVAGAIGLGKRLAAGARNAAVRDAEWRRGLVDPAAPSPEADLVTLSYVLGELPDASRADVVRWLAGKAGAVALIEPGTPAGYERIRAARAQLVELGLHVVAPCPHDDVCPIVPGADWCHFSARLPRSGLHRRLKAGTLGFEDEKFAYVVASRSAPERPDARIIRHPKKHKGWVALDLCTSSDGLKPGVAVSKKQGPRYRAARDAEWGDGW; this comes from the coding sequence GTGGCGGTACTCCCCGACGACCTCTCCTCCGCGCTCGACGACGAGCTGGCCCGGCACCCCGTGCCGCGGCTGACGCAGTCCGTCGACCGGCTCAGCACGCGCTACCGCCAGGGTGACGCGGCGACCTCACCCATCCTCAGCTCCGAAGCCGACGTCGCCGCGTACGCCGGCTACCGGATGCCGGCCACCTACGCCGCCGTCCACGCTGTGCTCGCCGAGGCCGCTTCGCGCGCGCCCGGCTTCGAGCCGCGGACGCAGGTCGACGTCGGTGGCGGCACCGGCGCCGCGGTCTGGGCGGCCGCCGGCGTCTGGCCGTCGCTCGTGAAATGCACGGTCGTCGAGCAGGTCGCCGGGGCCATCGGGCTCGGCAAGCGGCTCGCCGCGGGAGCGAGGAACGCGGCGGTCCGGGACGCCGAGTGGCGGCGCGGGCTCGTCGACCCGGCCGCGCCGTCGCCGGAAGCCGACCTCGTGACGCTGTCCTACGTCCTCGGCGAGCTGCCGGACGCCAGCCGCGCCGACGTCGTGCGCTGGCTGGCGGGGAAGGCCGGCGCGGTCGCGCTGATCGAGCCGGGCACCCCCGCGGGCTACGAGCGGATCCGCGCCGCCCGCGCGCAGCTGGTCGAGCTGGGCCTGCACGTCGTCGCGCCGTGCCCGCACGACGACGTCTGCCCGATCGTGCCCGGCGCGGACTGGTGCCACTTCTCCGCGCGGCTGCCGCGGTCGGGGCTGCACCGGCGGCTCAAGGCGGGCACGCTCGGGTTCGAGGACGAGAAGTTCGCCTACGTCGTCGCGTCGCGGTCGGCGCCGGAGCGGCCGGACGCGCGGATCATCCGCCACCCGAAGAAGCACAAGGGCTGGGTCGCGCTCGATCTGTGCACTTCGTCGGACGGGCTCAAGCCCGGCGTGGCAGTCTCGAAGAAGCAGGGCCCGCGGTACCGCGCGGCCCGCGACGCGGAATGGGGCGACGGCTGGTGA
- a CDS encoding sensor histidine kinase has protein sequence MIRLLPRSTRWRVALFAALASALVLGLGSYWFVQALRGGLESSASQLASEKARAVGSLLDAGVKPVDIAKQLDYTGYWISRDKSGDTGCPNDPGTTGTTAGKAIVYGPDCVLSRPFGGGNTVVSQSGTLDQKHFVRASVPIDPIGLETVTTAQRILWGGVPAAALLVGGVAWFAVRRSLRAVGGLRAEVDGVRAGDLGRRVPVPDSGDEITELAVTMNEMLARLDRSVRRQSQFTADASHELRTPLASLRTQLEVQLAHPDRLDWRRSCENAVLDVTRMETLAADLLLLSKLDADQPAGTEPVALADLVAAHVAARVPHDGVEVQLEASPVVRGHAGRLERVLRNLVDNAQRHAKSRVTITLTASGGESVLTVEDDGPGIPAEQRERVFDRFVRLDEDRAREDDGGSGLGLAIAAEIARTHGGTLRVANSEPGARLELRLPLA, from the coding sequence ATGATCCGGCTCCTGCCCCGGTCGACCCGGTGGCGGGTCGCCCTCTTCGCCGCGCTCGCTTCGGCACTCGTCCTCGGCCTCGGGTCGTACTGGTTCGTGCAGGCGCTGCGCGGCGGCCTGGAAAGCTCCGCGAGCCAGCTCGCCAGCGAGAAGGCCCGAGCGGTCGGCTCGCTGCTCGACGCCGGGGTCAAGCCCGTCGACATCGCCAAGCAGCTCGACTACACCGGCTACTGGATCAGCCGCGACAAGTCGGGCGACACCGGCTGCCCGAACGACCCCGGCACCACCGGCACGACCGCCGGGAAGGCCATCGTCTACGGACCGGACTGCGTGCTGAGCCGGCCTTTCGGCGGCGGCAACACCGTCGTGTCGCAGTCCGGGACCCTCGACCAGAAGCACTTCGTCCGGGCGTCGGTGCCGATCGACCCCATCGGGCTCGAAACCGTGACCACCGCGCAGCGGATCCTCTGGGGCGGCGTGCCCGCGGCCGCACTGCTCGTCGGCGGCGTCGCCTGGTTCGCCGTGCGGCGGTCGCTGCGCGCGGTGGGCGGCCTCCGCGCCGAGGTCGACGGTGTGCGCGCGGGCGACCTCGGCCGCCGGGTGCCGGTGCCGGACTCCGGCGACGAGATCACCGAGCTCGCCGTGACGATGAACGAGATGCTGGCCCGGCTCGACCGGTCGGTGCGGCGGCAGAGCCAGTTCACCGCGGACGCGTCGCACGAGCTGCGCACGCCGCTGGCGTCGCTGCGCACCCAGCTCGAGGTGCAGCTCGCCCACCCCGACCGGCTCGACTGGCGCCGCAGCTGCGAAAACGCCGTGCTCGACGTGACGCGGATGGAGACGCTGGCCGCGGACCTGCTGCTGCTCAGCAAGCTGGACGCGGACCAGCCGGCCGGGACCGAGCCGGTCGCGCTGGCGGACCTGGTGGCCGCGCACGTCGCCGCGCGGGTCCCGCACGACGGCGTCGAGGTGCAGCTCGAAGCGTCTCCGGTGGTGCGCGGCCACGCCGGACGCCTGGAGCGCGTGCTGCGCAACCTCGTCGACAACGCCCAGCGCCACGCGAAGAGCCGCGTGACGATCACGCTCACCGCGTCCGGCGGCGAGAGCGTGCTGACGGTCGAAGACGACGGGCCCGGCATTCCGGCCGAGCAGCGCGAGCGCGTCTTCGACCGGTTCGTGCGGCTCGACGAGGACCGCGCCCGCGAAGACGACGGCGGTTCCGGGCTGGGCCTGGCGATCGCCGCGGAGATCGCGCGCACGCACGGCGGCACCCTCCGCGTCGCCAACAGCGAGCCCGGTGCGCGTCTAGAGCTGCGCCTTCCGCTTGCCTGA
- a CDS encoding L-lactate permease, producing the protein MTWIQDYQPAGGLWVSALLAALPIIVLLVALGVIRFSAHLSAALALVTALGVALLLYRMPAALAFDSAAMGVLFGVWSVAWIAFHAVYFHNVTVATGRFDAIKRVLAGFSEDRRLQALLIAFGFGALLEGVAGGGSPIAITAAMMAALGFPPVKAVVLALLANTAPVAFGGLGNPLIVLGRLTAPIMHLKPDQATELFSAAVGRQVPVLALIIPAFLIVVLAGWKRMLEVWPAVLTAGLAFAAMQFVASNYISASLVDVLAALTAMAALWILTRFWQPASVWRFEGEESAVKSLGAAQSERGALYAWMPYVILILAIFLSRIGTIFKNLPAWLDLTKLLHKADWIFAWPGLHNHVVQHPPITAKNAPYAATFTVDFLYSPGTVALIAAVIAGFAMGGRAGLLVKTYRQTLVQMRWALATIFMILAIAFVMNYSGATQTLGLALATTGAVFPLFSAYIGWLGVFLTGSDASTNSLFGPMQVISAQQLNLNPILAGATNTSGGVMGKMISPQNLSIGATAIGQSGKEGSLLRQTFLWSLLLTAVVGVISLLQATILTAMIPTP; encoded by the coding sequence ATGACCTGGATCCAGGACTACCAGCCGGCGGGCGGGCTGTGGGTCTCCGCGCTGCTCGCCGCGCTCCCGATCATCGTGCTGCTGGTCGCGCTCGGCGTGATCCGCTTCTCCGCGCACCTCTCGGCCGCGCTCGCGCTGGTCACCGCGCTCGGCGTCGCCCTGCTGCTGTACCGGATGCCGGCCGCGCTGGCGTTCGACTCCGCGGCGATGGGCGTGCTCTTCGGCGTGTGGTCGGTGGCCTGGATCGCTTTCCACGCCGTGTACTTCCACAACGTCACGGTCGCCACCGGCCGGTTCGACGCGATCAAGCGCGTGCTCGCGGGGTTCAGCGAGGACCGGCGGCTGCAGGCACTGCTCATCGCGTTCGGCTTCGGCGCGCTCCTCGAAGGCGTCGCCGGCGGCGGGTCGCCGATCGCGATCACCGCGGCGATGATGGCCGCGCTCGGGTTCCCGCCGGTGAAGGCCGTCGTGCTGGCGCTGCTGGCGAACACCGCGCCGGTCGCGTTCGGCGGCCTCGGCAACCCGCTGATCGTGCTCGGCCGGCTGACCGCGCCGATCATGCACCTCAAGCCGGACCAGGCGACCGAGCTGTTCTCGGCGGCGGTGGGCCGCCAGGTGCCGGTGCTGGCGCTGATCATCCCGGCGTTCCTGATCGTGGTCCTGGCCGGCTGGAAGCGCATGCTCGAGGTGTGGCCGGCGGTGCTGACCGCCGGGCTCGCGTTCGCGGCCATGCAGTTCGTCGCGTCCAACTACATCAGCGCCAGCCTGGTCGACGTCCTCGCCGCGCTCACCGCGATGGCCGCGCTGTGGATCCTGACGCGGTTCTGGCAGCCGGCGTCGGTGTGGCGTTTCGAGGGCGAAGAAAGCGCTGTCAAGAGCCTGGGTGCGGCGCAGTCCGAACGCGGCGCGCTCTACGCGTGGATGCCCTACGTCATCCTGATCCTGGCGATCTTCCTGTCGCGGATCGGCACGATCTTCAAGAACCTGCCCGCTTGGCTCGACTTGACGAAGCTGCTGCACAAGGCGGACTGGATCTTCGCCTGGCCGGGGCTGCACAACCACGTCGTCCAGCACCCACCGATCACCGCGAAGAACGCGCCGTACGCGGCGACGTTCACGGTCGACTTCCTGTACTCACCCGGCACGGTGGCCCTGATCGCCGCGGTCATCGCCGGCTTCGCGATGGGCGGACGGGCCGGACTGCTGGTCAAGACGTACCGGCAGACGCTGGTCCAGATGCGCTGGGCGCTCGCGACGATCTTCATGATCCTGGCGATCGCGTTCGTCATGAACTACTCGGGCGCGACGCAGACGCTGGGCCTGGCCCTGGCGACGACGGGCGCGGTCTTCCCGCTGTTCTCGGCGTACATCGGCTGGCTGGGCGTGTTCCTGACCGGCTCGGACGCGTCGACGAACAGCCTGTTCGGCCCGATGCAGGTGATCTCGGCCCAGCAGCTGAACCTGAACCCGATCCTCGCGGGCGCGACGAACACCTCGGGCGGCGTGATGGGCAAGATGATCTCGCCGCAGAACCTGTCGATCGGCGCGACGGCGATCGGGCAGAGCGGCAAGGAGGGATCGCTGCTGCGCCAGACGTTCCTGTGGTCGCTGCTGCTGACCGCGGTGGTCGGCGTGATCTCCCTGCTGCAGGCGACGATCCTCACGGCGATGATCCCGACGCCCTAG
- a CDS encoding YciI family protein, which yields MRFLVMVKASPESEAAGYQPGAAELAEMSKFNERLLNEGRIVLAEGLTSSAEGVRVVFDGDVEPKVIDGPFAETKELVAGFWVLNGESLEDVVELMRQAPNPEERGGVIEIRTISE from the coding sequence ATGCGGTTCCTGGTGATGGTGAAGGCCAGTCCCGAGTCCGAGGCGGCCGGGTACCAGCCCGGCGCCGCGGAGCTGGCCGAGATGTCGAAGTTCAACGAGCGCCTGCTGAACGAGGGCCGGATCGTGCTCGCCGAGGGCCTCACGTCGAGCGCGGAAGGCGTGCGCGTCGTCTTCGACGGCGATGTCGAGCCGAAGGTCATCGACGGGCCGTTCGCGGAGACGAAGGAGCTGGTCGCCGGGTTCTGGGTGCTGAACGGCGAATCGCTCGAGGACGTCGTCGAGCTGATGCGGCAGGCACCGAATCCGGAGGAGCGGGGTGGCGTGATCGAGATCCGCACGATCAGCGAATAG
- a CDS encoding YciI family protein, which translates to MRFMVIVKTNEATDGKAPSAELLAEMGKFNEEMVKAGILLAGEGLAPSSEGARVVFDGKETPKVVDGPFTESKELVGGFWILQVRDREEAIEWIKRMPNPDGEPGEVEIRRVAEASDFENMTPEVEELEGRLRAQSAAREA; encoded by the coding sequence ATGCGGTTCATGGTGATCGTCAAGACGAACGAGGCCACCGACGGCAAGGCCCCGAGCGCCGAGCTGCTGGCCGAGATGGGGAAGTTCAACGAGGAGATGGTCAAGGCCGGCATCCTGCTGGCCGGCGAGGGCCTCGCGCCGAGCTCGGAAGGCGCCCGGGTCGTCTTCGACGGCAAGGAGACCCCGAAGGTCGTCGACGGCCCGTTCACCGAGTCGAAGGAGCTCGTCGGCGGGTTCTGGATCCTGCAGGTCCGCGACCGCGAGGAAGCGATCGAGTGGATCAAGCGGATGCCGAACCCCGACGGCGAGCCCGGCGAGGTCGAGATCCGGCGCGTCGCGGAGGCGTCCGACTTCGAGAACATGACGCCCGAGGTCGAGGAGCTGGAGGGACGTCTGCGCGCGCAGAGCGCCGCCCGGGAGGCCTGA
- a CDS encoding dihydrofolate reductase family protein: protein MKVIAEISVSADGIVAGPDTSTEHPLGKDGDLLHQWLFEGTDAEAGIGKRLFDGTGAFVVGRTMFDVGVDPWGDDGTFKKPVFVVTNRPHEPVVKGPTTFTFVTDGPESALRQAKAAAGEENVLLMGGGTTLRQYLLAGLVDELRLHVVPLLFGAGVRLFDAETGAHVKLERTAVEETPNATHLTYRVLN from the coding sequence GTGAAGGTGATCGCGGAGATCAGCGTGTCGGCGGACGGGATCGTCGCCGGGCCGGACACCAGCACCGAGCACCCCCTCGGCAAGGACGGCGATCTCCTGCACCAGTGGCTGTTCGAGGGAACGGACGCCGAGGCCGGCATCGGCAAGCGGCTCTTCGACGGCACGGGCGCGTTCGTCGTCGGCCGCACGATGTTCGACGTCGGCGTCGATCCCTGGGGCGACGACGGCACCTTCAAGAAGCCCGTCTTCGTCGTCACCAACCGCCCGCACGAGCCCGTGGTGAAGGGGCCGACAACGTTCACGTTCGTCACCGACGGCCCGGAAAGCGCGCTGCGGCAGGCGAAAGCGGCGGCGGGCGAGGAGAACGTCCTGCTGATGGGCGGCGGCACGACCCTGCGTCAGTACCTGCTGGCGGGGCTGGTCGACGAGCTGCGCCTGCACGTCGTCCCGCTGCTGTTCGGCGCCGGGGTCCGCCTGTTCGACGCCGAGACCGGCGCGCACGTGAAGCTCGAGCGCACCGCCGTCGAGGAGACGCCGAACGCGACGCACCTGACCTACCGCGTCTTGAACTAG
- a CDS encoding DUF2079 domain-containing protein, with protein sequence MLIDLAPAPARKRATRTAPYVVAAVAFAGYAGWSSERLRTFDASGFDLGIFEQAVRSYAHGHWPVSDLLGPGAPTLGDHFHPILALLAPFYRLWPSPACLLVAQAFLFALSVVPVTRCASRVLGARRGAVVAVGYVLSWGLLSAVNFDFHEVCFAVPMVAFTAEHLLRERWRAAVWCALPLVLVKEDLPMTLAAVGVVLVLNRQRRLGWAVIGFGVATTVLLVTVVLPALNPAGAYAHSGGFNPFGGSIVKVSMLLALVAPTAFTALRSPVLLLAVPTLLWRLVSANDRYWGMGYHYSAVLMPIVFLAAADGVRRCGPRFRTLLPACALVAGLGSLGLQAAHLSDGVWTPSQRAGIDAVLARIPDGADVLASNRLAPRLTSRCTVLFFDGVSAERPEWVAVARPEQSWPTTLATKAFAAEELESTGYLRVAETDSVVLLHRA encoded by the coding sequence ATGCTGATCGACCTCGCGCCGGCTCCGGCGCGCAAGCGCGCCACCCGCACGGCCCCCTACGTCGTCGCCGCGGTCGCCTTCGCCGGGTACGCCGGCTGGTCGTCGGAACGGCTCCGGACGTTCGACGCGAGCGGGTTCGACCTCGGGATCTTCGAACAGGCGGTGCGGTCCTACGCGCACGGGCACTGGCCGGTGTCGGACCTCCTCGGCCCCGGCGCGCCGACGCTCGGCGACCACTTCCACCCGATCCTGGCGCTGCTCGCGCCGTTCTACCGGCTCTGGCCGTCCCCGGCGTGCCTGCTGGTCGCGCAGGCTTTCCTGTTCGCGCTGTCGGTCGTGCCCGTGACGCGCTGCGCGTCCCGCGTGCTGGGCGCTCGCCGGGGCGCGGTCGTGGCCGTGGGGTACGTGCTCTCGTGGGGGCTGCTTTCCGCGGTGAACTTCGACTTCCACGAGGTCTGCTTCGCCGTCCCGATGGTGGCGTTCACCGCGGAGCACCTGCTGCGCGAACGGTGGCGGGCGGCGGTGTGGTGCGCGCTGCCGCTGGTGCTGGTCAAGGAGGACCTGCCGATGACGCTCGCCGCGGTCGGCGTCGTCCTGGTGCTCAACCGGCAGCGCCGCCTCGGCTGGGCGGTCATCGGCTTCGGCGTGGCCACCACGGTTCTGCTGGTGACGGTCGTGCTGCCGGCGTTGAACCCGGCCGGCGCCTACGCGCACAGCGGCGGCTTCAACCCCTTCGGCGGGTCGATCGTCAAGGTGTCGATGCTGCTGGCCCTGGTGGCGCCGACGGCGTTCACGGCGCTGCGATCGCCGGTGCTGCTGCTGGCGGTCCCGACGCTGCTGTGGCGGCTGGTCTCGGCGAACGACCGCTACTGGGGCATGGGCTACCACTACAGCGCGGTCCTGATGCCGATCGTGTTCCTCGCGGCGGCGGACGGCGTCCGGCGCTGCGGACCGCGCTTCCGGACGCTGCTCCCGGCGTGCGCGCTGGTGGCCGGGCTGGGCTCGCTGGGATTGCAGGCGGCGCACCTGAGCGACGGCGTCTGGACGCCGTCGCAACGGGCCGGCATCGACGCGGTGCTCGCCCGGATCCCGGACGGCGCGGACGTCCTGGCGTCGAACCGGCTGGCCCCGCGGCTGACGTCCCGCTGCACGGTGCTGTTCTTCGACGGCGTGTCGGCGGAGCGGCCGGAGTGGGTGGCGGTGGCGAGGCCGGAGCAGTCCTGGCCGACGACGCTGGCCACGAAGGCGTTCGCGGCGGAAGAGCTGGAGAGCACGGGATACCTGCGCGTCGCGGAGACGGACTCCGTCGTGCTGCTCCACCGTGCGTAG
- a CDS encoding RNA polymerase sigma factor, translating into MTVADTRSTVETVWRIESPRLIAGLARMARGDVGLAEELAQDALVAALEQWPESGVPRNPGAWLMTIAKRRAVDQFRRNERYAEKLEEVGRDQQLGEGVLPDFDAALDDHIEDDLLRLLFVACHPVLNTQARVALTLRMLGGLTTDEIARAFLVRESTIAQRIVRAKKALAEAKVPFEVPEGDERVARLSSVLEVIYLVFNEGYSATRGDDWMRPALCEEAMRLGRVLAGLIPGESEVHGLVALMELQSSRSKARTGPNGEPVLLLEQDRARWDRLLIQHGLAALTLSEQIADGAYGPYSAQAAIAACHARARTADETDWSRIAALYEGLGKLQPSPVIELNRGVAVAMAYGPEAGLGIVDGVADEPALKDYHLLPSVRGDLLEKLGRLAEAEKEFRRAAEMTENARERALLLDRATAVGR; encoded by the coding sequence GTGACGGTTGCGGACACCCGGAGCACGGTGGAGACGGTTTGGCGGATCGAGTCGCCGCGGCTCATCGCGGGTCTGGCCCGCATGGCCCGCGGTGACGTCGGTCTGGCCGAGGAGCTGGCGCAGGACGCGCTCGTCGCGGCGCTGGAGCAGTGGCCGGAGTCCGGCGTGCCCCGCAATCCCGGCGCGTGGCTGATGACCATCGCCAAGCGCCGCGCGGTCGACCAGTTCCGCCGCAACGAGCGGTACGCGGAGAAGCTCGAAGAGGTCGGGCGCGACCAGCAGCTCGGCGAGGGCGTCCTGCCCGACTTCGACGCGGCGCTCGACGACCACATCGAAGACGACCTGCTGCGCCTGCTGTTCGTCGCCTGCCACCCGGTGCTGAACACACAGGCCCGCGTCGCGCTGACACTGCGCATGCTCGGCGGGCTGACCACCGACGAGATCGCGCGCGCCTTCCTGGTCCGCGAATCGACGATCGCGCAGCGGATCGTGCGGGCGAAGAAGGCCCTCGCCGAAGCGAAGGTGCCGTTCGAGGTACCGGAGGGCGACGAGCGCGTCGCCCGGCTGTCGTCGGTGCTCGAGGTCATCTACCTGGTCTTCAACGAGGGTTACTCGGCCACCCGCGGCGACGACTGGATGCGGCCGGCGCTGTGCGAGGAGGCGATGCGCCTCGGCCGCGTCCTGGCCGGGCTGATCCCGGGCGAGTCCGAAGTCCACGGTCTGGTCGCGCTGATGGAGCTGCAGTCGTCGCGCTCGAAGGCCCGCACCGGCCCGAACGGCGAGCCGGTGCTCCTGCTGGAGCAGGACCGAGCCCGCTGGGACCGCCTCCTGATCCAGCACGGCCTGGCGGCCCTGACCCTGTCGGAGCAGATCGCCGACGGCGCGTACGGCCCGTATTCCGCGCAGGCGGCGATCGCGGCGTGCCACGCCAGAGCCCGGACGGCGGACGAGACGGACTGGTCGCGGATCGCGGCGTTGTACGAGGGTCTGGGCAAGCTCCAGCCGTCCCCGGTGATCGAGCTGAACCGCGGAGTGGCGGTGGCGATGGCGTACGGCCCGGAGGCGGGCCTGGGGATCGTGGACGGGGTAGCCGACGAGCCGGCGTTGAAGGACTACCACCTGCTCCCCAGCGTCCGCGGCGATCTGCTGGAGAAGCTGGGCCGGCTGGCAGAGGCGGAGAAGGAGTTCAGGCGGGCGGCGGAGATGACGGAGAACGCCCGCGAGCGCGCGTTGCTCCTGGACCGCGCGACGGCGGTGGGTCGCTGA
- a CDS encoding maleylpyruvate isomerase family mycothiol-dependent enzyme produces the protein MTLEKWQAVRAALPETGARFADLVAGVGNGHVTSLGEWTIAETASHVGMIALMYTSMIRGDGGPLPLPGLEEPIDTASVDTISRMNALALELYPERDPARLAERLRADIAEVLLVSADLDPEKPVWWLGGSRVPVAGLLAHLVNEMLLHGLDIARAIRRPWPIPAAHEALFLELFLFGMVRNDMGRLLDDATPSPRRIAVEFRSAHTKPAVLALRHGELRFEEPDGGADVRLTFDPAVLVPMMFGRISKARAVLGGGVRIGGPRPWLLPAFLKTVRMP, from the coding sequence GTGACGCTCGAGAAGTGGCAGGCGGTGCGCGCCGCGCTGCCGGAGACCGGTGCCCGGTTCGCGGACCTGGTGGCCGGCGTGGGGAACGGGCACGTGACGTCGCTCGGGGAGTGGACGATCGCCGAAACGGCGTCGCACGTCGGGATGATCGCGCTGATGTACACGTCGATGATCCGCGGCGACGGCGGTCCGCTGCCGCTGCCGGGTCTCGAAGAGCCGATCGACACGGCCAGCGTGGACACGATCTCGCGGATGAACGCGCTCGCGCTCGAGCTGTACCCGGAACGCGACCCCGCCCGGCTGGCCGAGCGCCTCCGCGCGGACATCGCCGAGGTGCTGCTCGTCAGCGCGGACCTGGACCCGGAGAAACCGGTGTGGTGGCTGGGCGGCTCGCGCGTGCCGGTGGCCGGCCTGCTCGCGCACCTGGTCAACGAGATGCTGCTGCACGGCCTCGACATCGCCCGCGCGATCCGGCGGCCGTGGCCGATCCCGGCGGCGCACGAGGCGTTGTTCCTGGAGCTGTTCCTGTTCGGCATGGTGCGCAACGACATGGGCCGCCTCCTCGACGACGCGACGCCGTCCCCGCGCCGGATCGCGGTCGAGTTCCGGTCGGCGCACACGAAACCCGCAGTGCTGGCGCTCCGGCACGGCGAATTGCGCTTCGAGGAACCGGACGGCGGCGCCGACGTGCGGCTGACGTTCGACCCGGCGGTCCTGGTGCCGATGATGTTCGGCCGGATCTCCAAGGCGCGAGCCGTACTGGGTGGCGGCGTCCGGATCGGCGGGCCGCGGCCGTGGCTGCTGCCCGCGTTCCTGAAGACCGTGCGGATGCCCTAG
- a CDS encoding HD domain-containing protein, with the protein MSSDGLASFGYELGLLKRVRRSGWWHAGVRDPESVGEHSLRAAQLAALIAAEEGASAERAAFLALWHDTQETRTGDLPLTAVDYLRKPSPRQITADQTASLPDSSRSLVREAVDEYETRESAEALCAKDADKLEMLLQALEYRDIGVRPVDEWIESAQKGLTTETARKIAEAALTLSPLSWRDR; encoded by the coding sequence ATGAGCTCTGATGGTCTGGCGTCGTTCGGGTACGAGCTGGGACTCCTGAAGCGCGTCCGGCGGTCGGGCTGGTGGCACGCGGGGGTCCGCGACCCGGAGTCGGTCGGCGAGCACAGCCTGCGGGCGGCCCAGCTGGCGGCGCTGATCGCGGCGGAGGAAGGGGCGTCGGCGGAGCGAGCGGCGTTCCTGGCGCTGTGGCACGACACGCAGGAAACCCGGACGGGTGATCTTCCGCTGACGGCCGTCGACTACCTGCGGAAGCCGTCGCCGCGGCAGATCACGGCCGACCAGACGGCGTCCCTGCCGGACAGTTCGCGCTCGCTGGTGCGGGAGGCCGTGGACGAGTACGAGACCCGCGAGTCGGCGGAAGCGTTGTGCGCCAAGGACGCGGACAAGCTGGAGATGCTGTTGCAGGCGCTCGAGTACCGGGACATCGGGGTGCGGCCCGTCGACGAGTGGATCGAGTCGGCACAGAAGGGCCTCACGACGGAAACGGCGCGGAAGATCGCCGAAGCGGCACTGACCTTGTCACCGCTCTCCTGGCGCGATCGATGA
- a CDS encoding IclR family transcriptional regulator: MGPERALENSGTLERGLAVLEHVGRHQEISTNAIARQLGLSRSAAYRIVGTLKSLEYLEADQVTGRVRLGTRLVELGARAMAATDLHRCAPRYLASLAERSGETTYLAVPDNDTMVYVATERSASAVTLACRLGTRRPQHATSLGKAWLAALPEADRAERVRRMKLDSLTLKTINDPLRLLDDLARTSRRGWAIDEVENEPDVGCVAAAVRDHSGRPIAAISIAGPAPRVLRRLDELGASVAGTAAALSLRLGYVRGQRG, from the coding sequence GTGGGACCGGAGCGCGCACTGGAGAACAGCGGAACTCTCGAACGCGGACTCGCGGTGCTCGAGCACGTGGGTCGGCACCAGGAGATTTCCACCAATGCGATCGCGCGGCAACTGGGGCTTTCCCGCAGTGCCGCCTACCGCATCGTCGGCACCCTGAAGAGTCTCGAATACCTCGAAGCCGACCAGGTCACCGGCCGCGTCCGGCTGGGGACCCGGCTCGTGGAGCTCGGCGCGCGGGCCATGGCCGCCACCGATCTGCACCGGTGTGCGCCGCGGTATCTCGCGTCGCTCGCCGAACGGTCCGGGGAGACCACCTACCTCGCCGTGCCCGACAACGACACCATGGTCTACGTCGCCACCGAACGCAGTGCCAGCGCCGTCACCCTCGCCTGCCGCCTCGGCACCCGGCGGCCGCAGCACGCCACGTCGCTCGGGAAAGCCTGGCTCGCCGCGCTGCCCGAAGCCGACCGGGCCGAGCGCGTCCGGCGGATGAAGCTCGATTCCCTGACGCTCAAGACGATCAACGACCCGCTCCGGCTGCTCGACGACCTCGCGCGCACCAGCCGGCGCGGCTGGGCGATCGACGAAGTCGAGAACGAGCCGGACGTCGGGTGCGTCGCCGCCGCCGTGCGCGACCACTCCGGCCGGCCGATCGCCGCCATCAGCATCGCCGGGCCGGCGCCGCGCGTGCTGCGCCGCCTCGACGAGCTCGGTGCCTCCGTGGCCGGAACCGCCGCCGCCCTTTCGCTGCGGCTCGGATACGTTCGGGGGCAGCGGGGATGA